GAATAGTGATTGTGAAATGAGGAGTATTAATAGTAAGCTCAATTTATCCTCATTTGCAGTCTGACTTGTCTGGTGTGTTGTGCTTGCAGGTTGCTGAGTGATCGCGCTGGACACAGGCCAGTGTTTTCCCTCTATTTGTTGTCTTCACAAAGGACACAACACTGTTAAGTTAATTGGGTTCTCACTCTTTAGGAATTGGGACTTTATATTTACAGTTAATCCATAATTTAAGTCCTGAGAGAAAAAAGTTAGAGGGAGAAGTAGAGTGAAATGTTATGCATAAATACTTAGTGCTTGGGTGTTTCTAATGGAATAAAAGAATGAAGTGTTGCCTGTGGTATGTCCAGTAATCTAGATATGTTATTTGGCATTGGTATGGTTCTTTTTCGTGGTTTTCTAACAACCTTGTATCATGATTCAtgaagatcaattttcaattctaGTCCGTTTCATTGCAGAGACGTTATTTTCCTTGTCTTTTACGGAATAGCCAGAACTGGTGTTCTTATATGAAAGACcaaattcattcattcattcagatATCTCTCAAAAGGGAAAATATCATATTCGGATTACAATACTGGCACATAGCACATACTCACCAATGAGTAGAGAAAAACGGGCATTTATCCACCTTTAGTATAGTTCTAAAGGAAGGATTATGTTTTGGTAATAAAACCGTTGAGAACGAGCTTGTGAACTCAAGTTACTCAGCATCATCTATTTTGTTTCTACTTGGCAAAAACATTGATCTTCATGCCTGCAGAGCAGTGTCCTGTTATGCCACAGATGAAgtaattatttccttttgtcagtTTAAACTTATCATTTCCTGTCGACAATGCCTTGGCTGATTCCCTTGCAGTAGCTTTGCAACTTCTATATCCAAATTTAGTGGTGCGGACGGTGTTGTGTGTTCCAACAGGATACTTAAAAACTGTATCATCAAAAATTCATGTGCACAAACGAAAGTTAGCATTAACTCCAGCTgatcaaaaagattaaaaaagATCAAAATAGAGAGTTACGAGTTGGTAGATATTTAGTTACCAAGTATATCTCCTGCACGGAATGATCTACTAGTAGACCATTTAGCGTATGAAGAAAAACCCCATTGCTTAGTACCACCAACTACGTAGACCTTCGCGTTGGCAATGGAGATTGATGACAATCCAACGAGGATGAGGCTGATCAGCAAGAATTTGCATACTAGAGGTGTTCTCAGGGCGCCCATATTGATTGATATTTTCTGCACTATGTTCTAAGATAGAATGCTACTTGCTGTGTGTATTCATGTTCATGAAAGAATTCGTATTTATAGGAGATTATCGAATAATGTAGGGTAAGTTGACTTGTTAATTCTATTATTAATATTACTACTAGCACTAATTCAAATTTTAAAATTTGTTAGTACTAAGCACGTCTAGGTTCTTGGTATTTGGTCATTTTACCCACTACGACCATGTGCCGTGCACAAGTTTTGATATTGCAGATGACATTTCTTGTATCCGACAGTATGGCATTAATTGGGGAGATTATTGCCCAATTATTGTGATTAGTTCAATACAAGTGTATTAAGCTGATCAATTATCGATAAACAGACAAGATTAACACTAATTGCGCGTTTGGTTGGCAGAATTGGCAACCCAAGAATTCATTTACACTGTTATCAGGCCAATTCACCAATAACGTTTACCTCTGATCGTGGTATTCAATTGCAGAAAcgttatttttcttgttttcagtAGAGGTTGATGTCCGCTTGCTTAGTAAAGAACTTGATGCAGATTTAGAGCCACACAACAGTTTCCTAAATAGTAATTCTTAATTTCGATTTTGTGCCAACATGTAATTTTTTTCACGTCACACACCACAAATTTGGATTTTGGAGCCGTGGGACAATTATTGCAACTTACTTGGTCTGGGGAATGACAAAATTCTAATATTTGTGTATATATGACCGGTCGGTCAGGCGGCCTAATAATAATACGTAATAGTTGTGCATTATTGGCAACATGGTATTTGCCAGTAATGCGGTAGCGCATTCAGAATTGCAGCTAGGCAAAGGCATGTGCCAAACAGGGTTTGGACATGGCCAATGATGCGAGATTAGCATCAAAAGATGCCAAATGAGTTTGGCATATAACATGTATGCATGTGGCGTGCAAGAATGCAAGTAAGACTTGCTTTCGcacacttgcatcattgagggaatGATGCTCATCAATGATGGACGGGATTTGGTTGGCCGAACTATCATGGCGCAGCAAGGCTAGATGACATGTGCCAGACACATGGTCTCGACGGTTACAAGTTGGTTACACGGAAGTTGTTTTCTTTATGCTTCTTAAAGGATAAGAATTGCCTGTTTGGCTTTAGGAAAGTAGTGGGCAAGTTGGCACGGTTGGCCAACTATCATATGTAAAGTAAATC
This is a stretch of genomic DNA from Papaver somniferum cultivar HN1 chromosome 1, ASM357369v1, whole genome shotgun sequence. It encodes these proteins:
- the LOC113291817 gene encoding basic blue protein-like gives rise to the protein MGALRTPLVCKFLLISLILVGLSSISIANAKVYVVGGTKQWGFSSYAKWSTSRSFRAGDILVFKYPVGTHNTVRTTKFGYRSCKATARESAKALSTGNDKFKLTKGNNYFICGITGHCSAGMKINVFAK